In Pseudomonas oryzicola, one DNA window encodes the following:
- a CDS encoding F0F1 ATP synthase subunit epsilon: protein MAMTVHCDIVSAEGEIFSGLVEMVVAHGNLGDLGIAPGHAPLITNLKPGPITLTKQGGEREVFYISGGFLEVQPNMVKVLADTVQRAADLDEASAQDAVKAAEKALHEKGADFDYSAASARLAEAAAQLRTVQQIRKKFGG, encoded by the coding sequence ATGGCTATGACAGTCCATTGCGATATCGTCAGCGCGGAAGGAGAAATCTTCTCCGGTCTGGTCGAGATGGTGGTTGCGCACGGCAACCTGGGCGATCTGGGTATCGCTCCGGGCCACGCGCCGCTGATCACCAATCTGAAGCCAGGTCCGATTACGCTGACCAAGCAGGGCGGCGAGCGCGAGGTGTTCTACATCTCCGGCGGCTTCCTGGAAGTGCAGCCGAACATGGTCAAGGTACTCGCCGACACCGTGCAACGTGCAGCCGACCTGGACGAAGCCTCCGCTCAGGATGCCGTCAAGGCAGCTGAGAAGGCCCTGCATGAGAAAGGCGCGGATTTCGACTACAGTGCAGCATCCGCACGTCTGGCCGAGGCCGCAGCCCAGCTGCGTACCGTCCAGCAGATCCGCAAGAAGTTCGGCGGTTAA
- the glmU gene encoding bifunctional UDP-N-acetylglucosamine diphosphorylase/glucosamine-1-phosphate N-acetyltransferase GlmU — protein MSLDIVILAAGQGTRMRSALPKVLHPVAGNSMLGHVIHSARQLQPQGIHVVIGHGAELVRERLAADDLNFVMQDKQLGTGHAVAQALPALTADTVLVLYGDVPLIEVETLQRLLAKANPQQLGLLTVTLDDPTGYGRIVRDEQGKVTAIVEHKDASDAQKAIKEGNTGILALPAARLADWMGRLSNNNAQGEYYLTDVIAMAVADGLVVATEQPHDPMEVQGANDRRQLSELERHYQLREARRLMAQGVTLRDPARFDVRGEVTVGRDVLIDINVILEGKVVIEDDVQIGPNCVIKNTTLRRGAVVKANSHLEGAVMGEGSDAGPFARLRPGSVLEAKAHVGNFVELKNAHLGEGAKAGHLTYLGDAEIGARTNIGAGTITCNYDGANKFKTVMGEDVFIGSNNSLVAPVDIQAGATTAAGSTITQTVEAGDLAVARARQRNIPGWKRPEKIKKS, from the coding sequence ATGTCACTCGATATCGTTATTCTCGCTGCCGGCCAAGGCACCCGCATGCGCTCGGCGCTGCCCAAGGTGCTGCACCCGGTAGCCGGAAATTCCATGCTCGGGCATGTTATCCACAGCGCGCGCCAGCTTCAGCCGCAAGGTATCCACGTGGTCATCGGCCATGGTGCCGAGTTGGTACGAGAGCGCCTGGCCGCCGACGACCTGAACTTCGTCATGCAGGACAAGCAGTTGGGCACCGGCCATGCAGTTGCCCAGGCGCTGCCGGCCTTGACTGCCGATACCGTGCTGGTGCTATACGGCGACGTGCCATTGATTGAAGTGGAGACGCTGCAGCGCCTGCTGGCCAAGGCCAACCCCCAGCAGCTGGGCCTGCTCACGGTAACCCTCGACGACCCGACCGGCTATGGCCGCATCGTGCGTGACGAGCAGGGCAAAGTGACCGCGATCGTTGAGCACAAGGACGCCAGCGATGCGCAGAAAGCGATCAAGGAAGGCAATACCGGTATTCTTGCCCTGCCAGCCGCACGCCTGGCTGACTGGATGGGTCGCCTGTCGAACAACAACGCCCAAGGCGAGTATTACCTGACCGATGTCATCGCCATGGCGGTGGCCGACGGTCTGGTCGTGGCTACCGAACAGCCACACGACCCTATGGAAGTGCAAGGCGCCAATGACCGTCGCCAGCTGTCCGAGCTGGAACGTCACTACCAGCTGCGCGAAGCCCGCCGTCTGATGGCTCAGGGGGTGACCCTTCGCGATCCGGCGCGCTTCGATGTTCGTGGTGAAGTGACCGTTGGCCGTGACGTGCTGATCGACATCAACGTGATTCTCGAAGGCAAGGTCGTCATCGAGGACGACGTACAGATCGGCCCGAACTGTGTAATCAAGAACACTACCCTGCGCAGGGGCGCGGTGGTCAAAGCCAACAGCCACCTCGAAGGCGCCGTGATGGGTGAGGGCAGCGATGCCGGCCCGTTTGCCCGCCTGCGCCCGGGTAGCGTGCTGGAGGCCAAGGCCCATGTGGGTAACTTCGTCGAATTGAAAAACGCCCACTTGGGGGAGGGGGCCAAGGCTGGTCACCTGACCTACCTGGGCGATGCCGAGATTGGCGCACGCACCAACATCGGTGCCGGTACCATCACTTGCAACTACGATGGCGCCAACAAGTTCAAGACCGTGATGGGCGAAGATGTCTTCATCGGCTCGAACAACTCGCTGGTTGCCCCTGTGGATATCCAGGCGGGTGCGACCACGGCAGCCGGTTCGACCATCACCCAGACTGTCGAGGCAGGCGATTTGGCGGTGGCCCGAGCCCGCCAGCGCAACATCCCGGGCTGGAAGCGGCCGGAGAAGATCAAGAAAAGCTGA
- a CDS encoding DeoR/GlpR family DNA-binding transcription regulator: MSKRNTPQRRHNILALLSEQGEVSVDALAKRFATSEVTIRKDLAALEANGLLLRRYGGAVPVPQELLAEPAQPVSSYKKAIARAAVGRIREHARIIIDSGSTTAAMIPELGRQPGLVVMTNSLNVARAICDLEHEPVLLMTGGTWDPHSESFQGQVAEQVLRSYDFDQLFIGADGIDLGRGTTTFNELLGLSRVMAEVAREVIVMVESDKVGRKIPNLELPWGSVHTLITDERLPAAAREQIQARGINLICAAISQEQ; this comes from the coding sequence ATGTCGAAACGAAACACACCGCAACGGCGGCACAACATCCTGGCATTGCTCAGCGAGCAGGGCGAGGTGAGTGTGGACGCGTTGGCCAAACGTTTCGCCACCTCGGAAGTCACCATTCGCAAGGACCTGGCAGCCCTCGAAGCCAACGGCCTCCTGTTACGCCGTTATGGTGGCGCAGTCCCGGTGCCGCAAGAACTGCTCGCTGAACCCGCCCAGCCCGTGTCTTCCTATAAGAAGGCCATTGCGCGTGCCGCCGTCGGGCGTATTCGTGAACATGCACGCATCATCATCGACAGTGGCAGCACCACGGCAGCCATGATTCCCGAACTGGGGCGCCAGCCTGGCCTGGTGGTGATGACCAATTCGCTGAACGTCGCCCGCGCCATCTGCGACCTCGAACATGAGCCAGTGCTGCTGATGACGGGCGGTACCTGGGACCCACATTCCGAGTCGTTCCAGGGCCAGGTGGCCGAGCAAGTGTTACGTTCCTATGATTTCGACCAGCTGTTCATCGGTGCCGATGGTATCGATCTCGGCCGGGGCACCACCACCTTCAACGAGTTGCTCGGGCTGAGCCGGGTCATGGCCGAAGTCGCCCGTGAAGTGATCGTGATGGTCGAGTCGGACAAGGTAGGGCGCAAGATCCCCAACCTCGAGTTGCCCTGGGGCAGCGTGCACACCCTCATTACTGACGAACGCCTGCCCGCAGCGGCACGCGAACAAATTCAAGCCCGCGGCATCAACCTGATCTGTGCCGCGATCAGCCAGGAGCAATAA
- the glmS gene encoding glutamine--fructose-6-phosphate transaminase (isomerizing), which translates to MCGIVGAVAERNITAILIEGLKRLEYRGYDSAGLAVLTQNGELQRRRRIGKVSELEAAVVAEPLSGQLGIAHTRWATHGAPTEGNAHPHFSSDAVAVVHNGIIENHEELREELKGLGYVFTSQTDTEVIVHLIHHTLKRIPDLTDALKAAVKRLHGAYGLALVSASQPDRLVAARSGSPLVIGLGLGENFLASDQLALRQVTDRFMYLEEGDIAEIRRDQVSIWDQAGHKVQRETVQYHEGAEAADKGAYRHFMLKEIHEQPSVVQRTLEGRLGKDHVMVQAFGPQAAELFAKVRNVQIVACGTSYHAGMVARYWLEELAGIPCQVEVASEFRYRKVVVQPDTLFVSISQSGETADTLAALRNAKELGFLGSLAICNVGISSLVRESDLTLLTLAGPEIGVASTKAFTTQLVSLMLLTLALGQVRGTLQAGVEAELVEELRRLPARLGEALAMDGIVEKTAELFADKHHTLFLGRGAQYPVAMEGALKLKEISYIHAEAYPAGELKHGPLALVDNDMPVVTVAPNNELLEKLKSNLQEVRARGGELVVFADEQAGMSNGEGTHVIKVPHIIDALAPILYTIPLQLLSYYVAVLKGTDVDQPRNLAKSVTVE; encoded by the coding sequence ATGTGTGGAATCGTTGGTGCCGTCGCCGAGCGCAACATTACAGCCATCCTGATCGAAGGCCTCAAGCGTCTTGAGTACCGCGGCTACGACAGCGCCGGCCTGGCCGTTCTCACCCAGAACGGTGAACTGCAACGCCGTCGCCGTATCGGCAAGGTCAGCGAGCTGGAAGCTGCGGTTGTCGCCGAGCCACTGTCTGGGCAGTTGGGCATCGCCCATACCCGCTGGGCTACCCACGGTGCGCCGACCGAAGGTAATGCCCACCCGCACTTCTCCAGCGACGCCGTGGCAGTGGTGCACAATGGCATCATCGAGAACCATGAAGAACTGCGCGAGGAATTGAAAGGCCTTGGCTACGTCTTCACTTCGCAGACCGATACCGAAGTCATCGTTCACCTGATCCACCACACCCTCAAGCGCATTCCAGACCTGACCGATGCCCTGAAGGCCGCTGTGAAGCGCCTGCATGGAGCCTACGGCCTGGCGCTGGTCAGTGCCAGCCAACCCGACCGCCTGGTCGCGGCACGCAGCGGCAGCCCGCTGGTCATCGGCCTGGGACTGGGTGAAAACTTCCTGGCCTCCGACCAGCTGGCGCTGCGCCAGGTCACCGACCGCTTCATGTACCTTGAAGAAGGCGACATCGCCGAGATCCGCCGTGATCAGGTGAGCATCTGGGACCAGGCCGGGCACAAGGTACAGCGAGAGACCGTGCAGTACCACGAAGGCGCCGAAGCGGCCGACAAGGGCGCCTATCGCCACTTCATGCTCAAGGAAATCCACGAGCAGCCAAGCGTAGTGCAGCGCACCCTGGAAGGCCGCCTGGGCAAGGATCACGTCATGGTTCAAGCCTTCGGCCCACAGGCTGCCGAGCTGTTCGCCAAGGTGCGTAACGTGCAGATCGTTGCCTGCGGCACCAGCTACCACGCAGGCATGGTGGCCCGCTACTGGCTGGAAGAGCTGGCCGGCATACCTTGCCAGGTGGAAGTGGCCAGCGAATTCCGCTACCGCAAGGTCGTGGTGCAACCGGACACCCTGTTCGTCTCCATCTCCCAGTCCGGCGAAACCGCCGACACCCTGGCAGCGCTGCGTAACGCCAAGGAGCTGGGTTTCCTGGGCAGCCTGGCCATCTGCAACGTAGGCATCAGCTCGCTGGTGCGTGAGTCCGACCTGACCCTGCTGACCCTGGCTGGCCCGGAAATCGGCGTAGCCTCGACCAAGGCTTTCACCACCCAGCTGGTTTCGCTGATGCTGCTGACCCTGGCCCTGGGCCAGGTACGCGGTACCCTGCAAGCCGGTGTCGAGGCCGAGCTGGTGGAAGAGCTGCGCCGCTTGCCGGCCCGCCTGGGCGAAGCGCTGGCGATGGACGGCATTGTCGAGAAGACCGCCGAGCTGTTCGCCGACAAGCACCACACCCTGTTCCTGGGCCGTGGCGCCCAGTATCCGGTGGCCATGGAAGGTGCGCTCAAGCTCAAGGAGATCTCCTACATCCACGCCGAAGCCTATCCGGCGGGCGAGCTCAAGCACGGCCCGCTGGCCCTGGTAGATAACGATATGCCAGTGGTTACCGTGGCGCCGAACAATGAACTGCTGGAAAAGCTCAAGTCCAACCTGCAGGAGGTGCGCGCCCGTGGTGGCGAGCTGGTGGTGTTCGCCGACGAGCAGGCCGGCATGAGCAATGGCGAAGGAACCCACGTGATCAAGGTGCCGCACATCATCGATGCCCTGGCGCCGATCCTCTACACCATCCCGTTGCAATTGCTGTCGTACTACGTGGCAGTGCTTAAGGGTACTGATGTGGACCAGCCGCGCAACTTGGCCAAGTCAGTGACTGTGGAATAA
- a CDS encoding LysE family translocator, with the protein MASYGLFLILATLTVLSPGPGVVLTLSNALRHGWSGALPGIFGIALGAFIVAGLSASSVGLVLATSATAFTVLKYVGALYLLYLGVKMWRTQRFIPELTVTATQPWRRFVEALSIQLLNPKAGFFFLAVFPQFISPQDNYYRQFFLLVSSYALLVVLVHTGYALMANGARGWLSTNRGARIVGKLSGITFFCFGILMASASK; encoded by the coding sequence ATGGCCAGTTATGGACTGTTTCTCATCCTTGCGACCCTTACCGTATTGAGCCCCGGTCCCGGGGTGGTGCTGACCCTCTCCAATGCCCTGCGCCACGGCTGGAGCGGTGCTCTGCCCGGGATCTTCGGTATCGCCTTGGGCGCTTTCATCGTCGCTGGGCTTTCGGCCAGCAGCGTGGGATTGGTTCTGGCGACCTCGGCAACGGCGTTTACCGTGCTCAAGTACGTCGGCGCGTTGTACCTGTTGTACTTGGGAGTGAAGATGTGGCGTACCCAGCGTTTCATTCCGGAGCTCACCGTGACCGCTACGCAGCCATGGCGGCGCTTCGTCGAAGCGTTATCGATCCAGCTGCTGAATCCAAAGGCTGGATTCTTTTTCCTGGCGGTGTTCCCACAATTCATCAGCCCGCAGGATAACTACTACAGACAGTTCTTCCTGCTGGTTTCGTCCTATGCGTTGCTGGTCGTGCTGGTACACACCGGCTACGCGCTGATGGCCAATGGTGCCAGGGGTTGGTTGTCGACCAACCGTGGCGCGCGAATCGTCGGCAAGCTTTCCGGAATCACCTTCTTTTGTTTTGGTATTCTGATGGCGTCGGCCAGCAAATAA
- a CDS encoding helix-turn-helix transcriptional regulator, whose amino-acid sequence MDSRNRDTATTCDKNHPITHLHDELQRQLCDLKDLKYAYYAATQNRNVEPIIISNYPPSWVKSYKDNKSYLIDPIIKHGLKEIAPFSWHEALANSGPEGVDFFRRATRYRICSGSTFTLRDASGTFCALSVCDAGSQMDFDRRMAKQQSQLQMLLIKFHSWLMTSRTTDQLFSSAADGPLSTRELGVLQLVMRGKSYREIATDCGISERTVKFHMSNISGKLQVGNAKQAVYEAKRQGII is encoded by the coding sequence ATGGACAGTCGAAACCGGGACACAGCCACGACATGCGATAAAAATCACCCCATCACGCACCTGCACGACGAGCTGCAGCGTCAATTGTGTGATTTGAAAGACTTGAAATACGCCTACTACGCGGCTACTCAAAATCGCAATGTAGAGCCGATTATTATTTCAAATTACCCACCGAGCTGGGTCAAGAGCTATAAAGATAACAAGAGCTATCTGATTGACCCGATCATCAAACACGGGCTCAAGGAGATCGCCCCCTTCTCCTGGCACGAAGCACTTGCCAACAGCGGTCCCGAAGGCGTGGACTTCTTCAGGCGCGCCACCCGTTATCGAATTTGCTCGGGTAGCACATTCACCCTGCGCGATGCTTCCGGGACATTCTGTGCCTTGAGCGTGTGCGATGCGGGCTCGCAAATGGATTTTGACCGGCGTATGGCCAAGCAGCAAAGTCAGCTGCAAATGCTACTGATCAAATTTCATAGCTGGTTGATGACCTCTCGGACGACGGATCAGCTGTTTTCCAGCGCCGCCGATGGGCCGCTTTCTACTCGCGAATTGGGCGTGCTGCAATTGGTCATGCGCGGCAAGAGCTATCGCGAGATTGCCACGGACTGTGGAATTTCAGAGCGCACAGTGAAATTCCATATGTCGAACATTTCTGGAAAATTGCAGGTCGGCAACGCCAAGCAAGCCGTCTACGAGGCAAAGCGACAGGGCATCATCTGA
- a CDS encoding acyl-homoserine-lactone synthase — protein sequence MPYTNARAPAIPEAREQPNMITIDFHKIEYRRDPHPWVAELYGLRKHVFCDRLNWKVTVRNGIELDEYDNWNTTYLVGTCQGIPLAGLRLINTLHPYMVEGPFRDFFSCVPPKRALMAESSRFFVDKTRSRKLGLAHLPLTEMLLFSMHDHGELTGLKSIVTVVSDAMARIVRQAGWHYQILDSGEASPGETVHLLDMPISSSNRLRLLESIARKQPLSSLQTQQWPLSLQLHDVSGNYIA from the coding sequence ATGCCGTATACCAACGCCCGCGCGCCCGCCATACCTGAGGCAAGGGAACAGCCCAACATGATAACTATCGACTTTCACAAGATTGAATACCGTCGTGACCCGCATCCCTGGGTTGCCGAGTTATACGGCTTACGCAAGCATGTCTTCTGTGATCGCCTTAACTGGAAGGTCACTGTAAGAAATGGTATTGAGTTGGATGAGTATGACAACTGGAACACCACTTATCTGGTAGGCACTTGCCAAGGCATACCGTTGGCCGGCCTCCGCCTGATCAATACACTGCACCCTTATATGGTTGAAGGGCCCTTTCGCGATTTCTTCAGCTGCGTACCGCCCAAGAGGGCGTTGATGGCTGAATCCAGCCGCTTCTTCGTCGATAAGACCCGCTCACGCAAGCTGGGCCTGGCGCACTTGCCATTGACCGAAATGTTGCTTTTCAGCATGCATGACCACGGTGAGCTGACCGGCCTGAAATCGATCGTCACCGTGGTCAGCGATGCCATGGCGCGCATCGTTCGACAGGCTGGCTGGCACTACCAGATTCTGGACAGCGGCGAGGCATCGCCGGGTGAGACGGTGCATTTGCTGGACATGCCGATCAGCTCGTCCAACCGACTGCGACTGCTCGAAAGCATTGCGCGTAAGCAACCGTTGTCATCACTGCAGACCCAGCAGTGGCCGTTGAGCCTGCAGTTGCATGATGTATCCGGCAACTACATCGCCTGA
- a CDS encoding beta-ketoacyl-[acyl-carrier-protein] synthase family protein, producing MGIEKHRTSVCRRHLPPALNVALVHTRVVTPAHQSGKTMEKPASPAPRRVVVTGYGAICSLGQNADAIWDAMMDYQIGYRLHRFDDPTIHARFFGFIDEFGREAMRPFSKKISKMLPLFAKYSLVAANEALHMAYGDTPLDDVVAPFDRGVVLGTGWGGLDTANFNNNEYCQQGISTSFATVMSMCNAGTAAITMNWNMRGVQNSPVAACATGTIAIGEAYEAIRAGRAKMMIAGGSESLKEQFNVWSIDVIQALSKEQENPRLACCPFSKGRSGFILSEGAAVLCLEDYELAKARGAKILGEITGYANYSDAFDMTAPAEDMQARVRVIQEVCRQASVDAPHIDYINLHGTSTPLNDVNEARSIKLALGDAAHGIPMSSTKSYTGHLIGAAGSMEAIFCLKAMARGTIPATIHLDEADPECDLNFVPNEHLHGQRLENVLNLSFGFGGANAGIMLRKVQ from the coding sequence GTGGGCATCGAAAAACATCGTACGTCCGTCTGTCGCCGGCACTTACCGCCTGCACTCAATGTCGCCCTTGTTCATACGAGGGTTGTCACGCCAGCACATCAATCAGGGAAGACCATGGAAAAGCCAGCCTCTCCAGCACCTCGCCGCGTCGTCGTTACTGGTTACGGTGCGATCTGCTCGCTCGGCCAGAACGCCGATGCCATCTGGGACGCGATGATGGATTACCAGATCGGCTATCGTCTGCACCGTTTTGATGACCCGACGATCCATGCGCGCTTCTTCGGTTTTATCGATGAATTTGGTCGCGAGGCCATGCGACCGTTCTCGAAGAAGATCTCCAAGATGTTGCCTCTGTTCGCCAAGTACAGCTTGGTGGCCGCCAACGAAGCATTGCACATGGCTTATGGCGACACACCACTGGATGACGTGGTCGCGCCCTTCGACCGTGGTGTCGTTCTCGGCACCGGTTGGGGAGGGCTGGACACGGCGAACTTCAACAACAACGAATACTGCCAACAGGGCATTTCCACCTCGTTCGCCACGGTCATGTCGATGTGCAATGCCGGGACGGCAGCCATCACCATGAACTGGAACATGCGGGGTGTGCAAAACAGCCCGGTGGCAGCCTGCGCTACTGGGACCATCGCCATTGGCGAAGCCTATGAAGCGATTCGTGCCGGTCGAGCGAAAATGATGATCGCCGGTGGCAGCGAATCGTTGAAAGAGCAGTTCAACGTCTGGTCGATCGACGTCATCCAGGCTTTGAGCAAAGAGCAGGAAAACCCGCGCCTGGCCTGCTGCCCGTTCAGCAAAGGGCGAAGCGGTTTCATCCTTTCCGAAGGTGCGGCGGTGCTGTGCCTTGAGGATTATGAGCTGGCCAAGGCTCGCGGCGCCAAGATCCTTGGCGAAATCACCGGCTACGCCAACTACTCGGACGCCTTCGACATGACGGCCCCGGCCGAGGACATGCAGGCGCGAGTGCGGGTGATTCAGGAAGTGTGCAGGCAAGCCAGTGTCGATGCGCCGCACATCGACTACATCAACTTGCATGGCACCTCCACACCGCTGAACGACGTCAATGAAGCCCGTTCCATCAAACTGGCGCTGGGTGACGCTGCCCATGGCATTCCGATGTCCAGCACCAAGTCGTACACCGGCCATCTGATTGGTGCAGCAGGTTCGATGGAAGCGATCTTCTGCCTCAAAGCCATGGCCCGTGGAACGATCCCGGCAACCATCCATCTTGATGAGGCCGATCCTGAGTGCGATCTGAACTTCGTACCTAACGAGCACTTGCACGGGCAGCGCCTGGAAAACGTGCTGAACCTGAGCTTTGGGTTCGGTGGCGCCAACGCCGGCATCATGCTGCGCAAGGTGCAATGA
- a CDS encoding MaoC family dehydratase has protein sequence MMQWQFGPEQIEAWADLSGDRNPIHFDLEAARRMDAADVVVHGMLALLPIKHQMGRAADGRDDDWLQFKALLKAPVLRNCPVALSTRPRSASTAFTLRSENSDSEHVLGHVSQVPPPTWASKSPGFALDREYVEAWLTQFREGLGKGLDDWVALDALIFSHFIRNHLGVIFERLSGQFAQRQVPERIEDITNHLVVQTSHQITFCTQLRSLGSLQSDIRCEIDNILLIETPGKAVGTLDLGVVVSGSHVMTITLGLMIKTVLTPTGAKQ, from the coding sequence ATGATGCAGTGGCAATTTGGCCCTGAACAGATCGAAGCGTGGGCTGATCTTTCCGGCGACCGCAACCCTATTCATTTTGACCTGGAAGCAGCGCGACGCATGGACGCCGCGGATGTCGTGGTGCACGGCATGCTGGCGCTGCTGCCAATCAAACATCAAATGGGGCGTGCGGCCGACGGCCGCGATGACGACTGGCTACAGTTCAAGGCGCTACTGAAGGCGCCGGTTCTGCGCAACTGCCCAGTCGCGCTTTCAACCCGCCCCCGCAGTGCAAGCACTGCATTCACGCTGCGTTCCGAGAACAGTGACAGCGAGCATGTGCTCGGCCATGTCTCCCAAGTTCCGCCGCCAACGTGGGCGTCGAAATCCCCAGGCTTCGCACTTGACCGGGAATATGTCGAGGCTTGGCTTACCCAGTTTCGTGAAGGGTTGGGCAAGGGGCTGGATGACTGGGTGGCACTGGATGCGCTGATATTTTCCCACTTCATCCGCAACCATCTGGGTGTGATCTTCGAGCGCCTGTCCGGGCAATTTGCCCAACGTCAGGTTCCTGAGCGTATCGAGGACATCACCAATCACCTGGTCGTGCAGACCAGTCACCAGATCACGTTCTGCACGCAACTGCGTTCGTTGGGCAGTTTGCAGTCCGATATCCGCTGCGAGATCGACAACATTCTCTTGATTGAAACACCAGGCAAGGCCGTCGGCACCCTCGACCTGGGAGTTGTCGTCAGCGGCAGCCATGTAATGACCATAACCCTCGGCTTGATGATCAAGACCGTTCTCACCCCTACTGGAGCGAAACAATGA
- a CDS encoding acyl carrier protein: MTTVDQVFTIVRDLILDLKDVDESEVTLDTTIEAMEFDSLDFVEMQVVVQKKIGVAINPDSFVTRKIATLLQLCEFIVELKESTAVEA, encoded by the coding sequence ATGACCACCGTTGACCAAGTATTCACCATCGTTCGTGATCTGATCCTGGACCTCAAGGATGTCGATGAAAGCGAAGTGACCCTCGATACCACCATTGAAGCCATGGAGTTCGACAGCCTGGACTTCGTCGAGATGCAGGTAGTCGTGCAGAAAAAGATCGGCGTGGCGATCAATCCGGATTCGTTCGTCACCCGCAAGATCGCCACTTTGCTCCAGCTCTGTGAATTCATCGTCGAGCTCAAGGAATCGACTGCCGTCGAGGCCTGA
- a CDS encoding diiron oxygenase: MSTLTNSVLAISPARESKVRKLSEVSHHKTMDHATVLPWDQDINRSLYPKDPEHLWINGTRYCEGLTDAQKLELAWLETGRDISMFIWLEQTIPPLYMGYITQFHDRISPDLQEYLMIFSKEEIVHTLTFKRFMAKAGLQIWNPPVGLYELLTQTLPKMEPAVGVLFTLLIEWVAEMGAMHTSQGAAVEPMTRTLFREHHYDEARHIAFGRWISESYFETASAESIAQVKAMSRKIIPALIDMFTYNPEIASHTSFEFPIAVDDRAKIEEVWRSPNNARLNDARFAEIYAWIDKLGLRQ, from the coding sequence ATGTCTACGCTGACCAATAGTGTGCTCGCTATTTCCCCGGCGAGGGAGTCGAAGGTTCGCAAGTTAAGCGAAGTGTCGCATCACAAGACGATGGACCATGCGACCGTACTGCCATGGGACCAGGACATCAATCGAAGCCTTTACCCCAAGGATCCCGAGCATCTGTGGATCAATGGAACACGCTATTGCGAAGGCTTGACCGACGCCCAGAAGCTGGAACTGGCCTGGCTTGAGACGGGCCGTGACATTTCCATGTTCATCTGGCTCGAGCAGACCATTCCGCCGTTGTACATGGGCTACATCACGCAGTTCCATGACCGTATTTCGCCGGACCTGCAGGAATACCTGATGATCTTTTCCAAGGAAGAGATCGTTCATACCCTCACCTTCAAACGCTTCATGGCCAAGGCTGGCCTGCAGATCTGGAACCCACCGGTCGGGCTCTATGAATTGCTGACCCAGACACTGCCGAAAATGGAGCCGGCGGTTGGCGTGTTGTTCACGCTGTTGATCGAATGGGTTGCCGAAATGGGGGCCATGCACACCTCCCAGGGCGCTGCGGTCGAACCCATGACCCGTACCCTGTTCCGTGAACACCACTATGACGAGGCACGGCACATCGCCTTTGGTCGCTGGATCAGCGAGTCCTACTTCGAAACTGCCAGCGCTGAATCGATCGCCCAGGTTAAAGCCATGAGCCGGAAAATCATTCCGGCGTTGATCGACATGTTCACCTACAACCCTGAAATCGCATCGCACACTTCCTTCGAGTTTCCGATTGCAGTGGATGACAGGGCAAAAATCGAAGAGGTTTGGCGTTCACCGAACAATGCTCGACTGAACGATGCCCGATTCGCCGAAATTTACGCCTGGATCGACAAGTTGGGGCTGCGGCAATGA